Part of the Antechinus flavipes isolate AdamAnt ecotype Samford, QLD, Australia chromosome 2, AdamAnt_v2, whole genome shotgun sequence genome is shown below.
tttttttttagcatttccaTGAGAGTCatgctgggaaagaaaaatcagaataaaagggaaaaatcaaggaagaaaaaaataaactttaaaaaaggtgaaaatagtatgttttgatctgcattcagtctccatccaaagtttattggaattgccatggatcactgaattgctaagaagagctaagtctatagCACAGCTGTGCTATACACATTTCTTTAcattgatcattacacaatcttgctgttgttgtgtacaacgttctcctggttctgctcacttcactccacatcagtttatgtaagtctttccaggcttttctgcaatctgcctgttcatcatttcttatagaacactaatattccattacaattatataccataacttatttagccattctccaattgatgggcatccattcagtttccaagtctctgtcaccacaaaaagagctgctacaaacatttttgaacaactgggtctttttcccctcttttatgatcttttgggatagagacccagtAGTGGCTGAAtcaagggcatgcacaattttatagctctttgagcatagtttcaaattgctctctgtAATAGCTGGATCCATTTGCTACTCCACCAACAGGGCATTAGTGGGATTACATTTTTAAGGCTCGGCTACCCTGGGCAAGTACACTTAACTTCTTAGTGCcttcaagaaattttttaaagcttatttgTAGATCTAATGACCATATGCCTTGGAGGGGGTGTTTCTTCACTGGTAGTTCCCTACACTGATGAAGTCACacatctgaaggaaaaaaagttttctaacaTAAATCACCTTCATAACCTCAGCGTTTCTAATTTAGTGAACAGTGTTTACCagtcatattaatttttaaatttaaaatgttgataAGTTAATCCcttaaaaatattcaaagcagTTTGGCACCTCAGAAGTTTGACCAGAATCAGCATGGAGAAAGGAATTATTTAGGTTCCAGCTTCTTCAACTGTGAGTCACAGTTGCATATTGGGCCTCGTAACTAAATGCTGGGCTTGTGAAATTATGGTtcattttcagtaaatatttgatatgtgtacctattttatatgcctacatACCTGGAGTCAGGCAAAAAATTTCTTGGGTCAAAAAGGGGTTGTgaatggaaaagtttaagaagctttgatttaggGGACTTGACATAAGGCCAACTGCATTCTTCCCTCCATATAAAGTACATAGAAATTCTTCTCTCCACATAAATTCCTCCACATATGTGTAAATTGTACATAAACCCTTTGCtacatataaattacatattaatCTTTCCTTACACATAAATTGCATTTCATCTAAGACTCAACATCCCCCTGAAACTAGATAATACACAACCTTTTGAAGGGGAATACTAAATCTATGatgtaaaagttattttaaaaactcttaaaTTCCAAGGTACCGGCAGGCAGAATTCCTCAAAGGCAGGTTTGACAAAGGTGGTGTACTGTGTTAGGATCTGCTCCAAGTCTCTCCCACGATTCATATCTCGGAGAACTGAAATCGTAACAATTCAATCCTCAGACCATCACATGCGTAACTGTCCAAGGTCAGAATTCAAGAACTCCTGCATTCCCCCTTACCTCTACGAGAGAGTCTCACATCTGAGTCGGTGTCAACAAAGAGTCGAAGATGAAACATGTCTCGGATCTCTTGACTATAGAATACCAAAATGCCCTCAAACAGAACCACATCCGCAGGGTAAACCACAGTTGTCTCCAGTAACCTGCGAGGCAGAGGCGAGGAAATGGGACACTGCAGGAGAGAGAGGGTCACCGGGGCAGTCTGCACAACCAGCTTCAGTCCTGGGGGCACTGAATCCTTGGAAGGGGCAGATCACGAAGAGTCCACAGAAACCGACTGGGGGCAGGGCCTGCTGCAGGGAAGTCCTTGCTGTAAGCACCTGAGGAAGATCTAACGGGCTTGAAGTGTACAGCCCTTCCTCTGCCCTCCCAGAAACCACCCGCTTACCTGGAATGGGTCACAAAATCATAAGTCGGGACCTCAACGGTTTTGCCCTCTACGATGTGTTTCAGGGTCATGTGCATCAAGTCATTATCAAAAGCATCTGCAGAGATGGAACAAAAGGCAAGGGGGTGGTGTACATCAAGAGACTGTGTGGCCCTGGGTACGGCCTAAGGCTGGCTGCCAGTGGGACTCGGAGCACTTCCCACACTGGACAGAGTGAACGCCACCGAACTACTATCCAGCAGGTTCGCAACCTCTTATGCTCTGCAGGCCACAAAGGGAACACCTTCACCTAGACAGCTAGCTCTGGTATATAATCCTAACTTTCGTTTCTACTAGGGAGGCCGCTCTAGAGAAAAGTGCCTGTGGAGGGAGGGCCCGGTACCGACGCTGGAGTCGGGCCTCCCCGAGCTCTGCTGCTCCCGGCCCTGCCTGGAAAGGGGCTACCcgagtggggaggagaggaaagttTTAAAGAGCCTGTTTCTGTACGAGAGGCCTTTGGCAACATCCTACCGGGAAATGCCTACCGGGAAATGACTCCCGGGAGCGCGGCAGGCCGAGCACTGCTGGCTCTGCTGGCTCAAGGAGCCTCGGTCCTCAGGAAACGGGCCTGTCCGATCGGCCTCAGGAGCCCATCCTCCTCGGCATGGACAGCTCCGCTGAGACCTCGACCCACTTTTGCTTGGGACTGTCCCAGACAAATCAAAAAAATGGgggtgggaaagggagaaggagaggagagaggggcaGGGAAACGGGAAAgcagagaagggggggaggggaagacagaCTGGAACGGTGGAACAATCATTGGTGCTAGACTCAAAGACCTGGGTTCGAGTTCTGGCTCTGCCGCTTACTAGCCGGGTGACAGATGGGGCGAATATTTACACTTCCTACCTCACTGGCTGGTGGTGAGGGAGTGCTCCGCAAATTAAAGTCTGTTTGGGCCGGGAAGTGCTTTTGCCGTTATTTTCTGCCACCCTGCGACTTCTCTCCcgtttcctcccctccccccctcccggCTGCCCCCCACAGGTTTCCTGATCTACCTGGGTGGTCAAAGTTGTACTGCCCCTTCAGCGCTTTGGCCTTCTGCTCCGCGGTCAGCACCTTATAGAAGCGGTCCTGGCTCAGGATGACCAGCTTGCGCTGGCGGTGATCCACTTCATGCTGGCCCAGCAGTTCCATGATCTTCTCACACACTGTGGACTGGGGGAAAGCCGAGAGGACCCTCCGAATGGGATGGCCACGGCCTCTCCCAGCGCCCCCGCACGGCCCAAGTCCGGGCTGGCTACAGGTGGGGCCGAGGGCTCCTGCGGGGGACCTTGGGGAGGGCTCGGGCAGACCCCGCGGGCCTGGCCACTGGCCCCGGGTCGGGGCCCCAGCCCTGCCCGCGGGTCGTGCCGCCAGCCCCGCGGCTGGCTCCCGTAAGGGCTCCGCTGTGGGGCGCGGGACCGGTTCCTCGCCTCCAAACGGGgacttcctcctccttctccgaGGTGAGACGCCCCCCCCCGCCTTCCCGCCACTCCGAGTTCTTACCTTTCCACTGGCCGTGCCGCCGCTCACCCCGATCAGGAAGGGCCGCTGGTGGGGGCGCTCGGGCTCCGCAGCGGCtgctccgccgccgccgccgccaccgccgccgctaGCCGAGGCCATAGCCAGCTCCGCTTCCCAGCATCggcttcccccccccaccccacccccagctctAGCTGGCCCGACCGCCCCCAGAACAGAGGTCAGAGGCAGCTCCTGAGACTACAACTCCCAGCGGACACCACGCGCAAGTTCTAGTTGCTAAGGGGTCCCCACGGCGCCGCGGAGCGACTCGGGACTTGTAGTCGGCTAAGGCCCGAGGGGAGGGCGCATGCTCCAGATGATTAAATGTCCCTTTACCTAGTCGATTACTTCTCCCGATACTGGCAGGCTGGGCGGTTGAAAACTTACAGCTTCCCAGACTGTGAAGGTTCCTCTGGGAAGAGAGCAATAGCCTTAACCTCCGCTCTCACCTGTCTTAAATATTTGCATTAAGAAAGCCCGGACCTCAGGaggccctccctccctcctccccgggGCTGCTTTTCCCAGATCTCCGTTCTGCCCTCACCGTTGCTAAGAAACTTAGATTCTGGTACGCTCAGGTCGGGGAGCCGGGGTCTGTAGGACCACTCCCGGGGGCGCGACCCGAAGATAAACGGAGGCGCGCCTCTTCCCCGTTCATCCGGGGTCGTTCCCTTCCCGGTTCCCCTCCGGGGACGGATAAATTAAAACCACAGCAGCCGGTCTCGGCCTTGTGAGTGCCCCACGACTCCATGGGGAGAGGCGTGTCCATAAGTGAGTAAGAGTTCCCGAGTGGATCCCTAGTGCCGAAGAATGGCGTTCAGGGCCTCGTTACGGGCGGAGAGATTCAGGGCAAGTCCCCCGGGAAATTCTCTAAAGTTTGGTTTTGTGATTTTGGAGAGCCCTCTCAGAGCGCCTTAGCTCCTCTCATCTCTTGCGACTCTCCTTGAAGTCCTCCTAAAAGTTCCCCCGGAACTTTTGTCGTGTTGTGTCGGGAATAGACTCTGGAGTCAAGAGGTCCGGATCAAATGGCACCTCAGTCACTTAGCttcgtgaccctgggcaagtcacttacacttgtttgcctcagtttcctcatctttaaaatgggctggagaaggaaatggcaggtTACGGAAGAGGCTGATACATTTGAATTAACgataacagtaataatagtagtaatatgCTTCCATGCagcaaaagtttttatttaagaGTTTTTATCAAAAGCATGGGTTTTGGGATCAGTTAACAGGCTTTGCAATTTCCCCAAAGCTGTCCAAATCGATTTCCTCGTCCCTTCCAACAGTCAGGGACTCATCGTCAGCTTCATCACCTCTCCCAAATAGGTAAGTTGTTGGACAAACTACCGGGTTTCCATTCAGATACTGCTTGGAATCATATTTGGTCTCTCCTGTATGGATGGAGAGGTCGTATTCCCTTGAATGATTATGAGTCTCTTCCAGGAAGCTCTGCAGTATCTTAAGAGTTTGATCCAATCAACATAAAATCATTAGATCCGACCCCTACACTGGTGAATAATTTTGACTGGCATACatctctttgttttattcttcacCTCGCTTAGGCTCGGCATCGATAATTCCCTCTACATTGCAGAGATCAATGAAACCATGGCttttaaacaaaacaacaaaagggaaggggaagtagAATACAAGATAAATGATGGGGATGGAGAGGAGGCAAAGGAAAGATGCAATTTCAAGGCTTCACTTGAAATTATTGAACATTCTTtacaaaaatactagaaaaaaatgTCGAAAATAGACAAAATGCTTTAGGAAAAATGTGAGGTTCTATAAAGACCATAAAGACCAcccaccttattttacagatgaaaaaactagcATTTTTAGGGCACATTAAGACTGGCAAACCATTTTGCTTATCTTAATTCATTAGATTCTCACACAATCTTGTGAGATAGTTATTGTCATTATCCCTactttaaaga
Proteins encoded:
- the UCK1 gene encoding uridine-cytidine kinase 1 isoform X1 — protein: MASASGGGGGGGGGAAAAEPERPHQRPFLIGVSGGTASGKSTVCEKIMELLGQHEVDHRQRKLVILSQDRFYKVLTAEQKAKALKGQYNFDHPDAFDNDLMHMTLKHIVEGKTVEVPTYDFVTHSRLLETTVVYPADVVLFEGILVFYSQEIRDMFHLRLFVDTDSDVRLSRRVLRDMNRGRDLEQILTQYTTFVKPAFEEFCLPTKKYADVIIPRGVDNMGHPSLSWSSLHDYLLVGLPASSLLQSILHSAKVIFLKCSCHQPDCTAYSGHFEWGHLQMAAGSSKWAELQEDIS
- the UCK1 gene encoding uridine-cytidine kinase 1 isoform X2, giving the protein MASASGGGGGGGGGAAAAEPERPHQRPFLIGVSGGTASGKSTVCEKIMELLGQHEVDHRQRKLVILSQDRFYKVLTAEQKAKALKGQYNFDHPDAFDNDLMHMTLKHIVEGKTVEVPTYDFVTHSRLLETTVVYPADVVLFEGILVFYSQEIRDMFHLRLFVDTDSDVRLSRRVLRDMNRGRDLEQILTQYTTFVKPAFEEFCLPTKKYADVIIPRGVDNMVAINLIVQHIQDILNGDICKWQRGVPNGRSYKRTFPEPGDPAVVLTSGKRSHLESSSRPH